A single genomic interval of Helianthus annuus cultivar XRQ/B chromosome 13, HanXRQr2.0-SUNRISE, whole genome shotgun sequence harbors:
- the LOC110897589 gene encoding 40S ribosomal protein S20-2, whose protein sequence is MAYAAMKPTKPGLEEPQEQIHKIRITLSSKNVKNLEKVCADLVRGAKDKKLRVKGPVRMPTKVLNITTRKSPCGEGTNTWDRFELRVHKRVIDLFSSPDVVKQITSITIEPGVEVEVTIADS, encoded by the exons ATGGCTTATGCAGCAATGAAACCAACAAAGCCAGGGCTAGAAGAGCCCCAAGAACAGATTCACAAGATCAGGATTACCCTTTCATCTAAGAATGTTAAGAATCTTGAGAAAG TGTGTGCTGATTTGGTTCGTGGGGCGAAGGACAAGAAGTTGAGAGTCAAAGGACCTGTTAGAATGCCAACTAAGGTTCTTAACATCACGACTAGGAAGTCCCCTTGTGGTGAAG GTACAAACACATGGGACAGATTTGAGCTTCGTGTCCACAAGCGTGTTATTGATCTTTTCAGTTCTCCCGATGTTGTGAAGCAAATTACTTCCATCACCATTGAACCCGGTGTTGAAGTTGAGGTCACCATTGCTGATTCTTAG